In Zygosaccharomyces rouxii strain CBS732 chromosome D complete sequence, one DNA window encodes the following:
- the ERG27 gene encoding 3-keto-steroid reductase (similar to uniprot|Q12452 Saccharomyces cerevisiae YLR100W ERG27 3-keto sterol reductase catalyzes the last of three steps required to remove two C-4 methyl groups from an intermediate in ergosterol biosynthesis mutants are sterol auxotrophs): MVGRKVAVITGTNSNLGLNIAYRLIEQEDPTNRLTIVVTSRTLPRATEAINLIQKFAKKCPRVGIVDYDYLLIDFTDMVSVLGAYYELTKKYKEIHYFFVNAAQGVYGGIDWIGAVKEVCTNLIKSVTYPSYKIQRIGVKSDDDLGLVFQANVFGPYYLIQKILPQLTAGKASVVWISSLMSEPKYFSINDIQLLKSDASYEGSKRLVDLLHMATYKDMKNHGIHQYLVQPGIFISNSFSIYLNIFTYYGMLALFYLARWLGSVWHNVDGYKAANAPVYAATLANPNFEEQYLKYGSASGRDGMEYIQTQEVDPTGASDVQEYLSKLKLEWDEKLKDQITNSRETV, from the exons ATGGTGGGTAGAAAAGTTGCCGTTATAACAGGCACCAATAG CAATTTGGGGTTAAATATCGCCTATAGATTGATAGAACAAGAGGATCCTACCAATAGATTGACTATTGTGGTTACATCAAGAACTTTACCTCGTGCTACGGAGGCcatcaatttgattcaaaagttCGCTAAGAAATGTCCAAGGGTAGGAATTGTAGATTATGACTACTTGTTGATAGATTTCACTGATATGGTAAGTGTACTAGGTGCTTACTATGAGCTGACAAAGAAGTATAAGGaaattcattatttttttgttaATGCAGCCCAAGGTGTCTATGGTGGTATTGATTGGATTGGTGCCGTCAAGGAAGTATGTACCAATCTGATAAAATCTGTTACCTATCCATCCTACAAGATCCAGAGAATTGGTGTAAAATCTGATGACGATTTGGGTCTCGTATTTCAAGCCAATGTGTTTGGACCTTActatttgattcaaaagattttaccTCAATTGACAGCTGGTAAGGCATCAGTCGTTTGGATTTCAAGTCTCATGTCAGAACCCAAGTATTTCTCTATCAACGATATTCAATTGCTCAAATCTGATGCCTCTTATGAAGGTTCCAAGAGGTTAGTGGATCTTTTACACATGGCTACTTATAAGGATATGAAAAATCACggaattcatcaatatttgGTACAACCTGGTATTTTCATTAGCAACTCTTTCTCCATTTatttgaatattttcacATACTATGGGATGCTAGCATTGTTCTATTTGGCCAGATGGCTTGGTTCTGTTTGGCATAATGTTGACGGATATAAAGCCGCTAATGCTCCAGTGTATGCGGCCACCTTGGCAAACCCTAACTTCGAAGAACagtatttgaaatatggGTCTGCATCTGGTAGAGATGGTATGGAATATATCCAGACTCAAGAAGTAGACCCAACGGGTGCTAGCGATGTACAGGAATATTTGtcaaaattaaaattggaatgggatgaaaaattgaaagatcaaattaccaattcAAGAGAGACGGTGTAA
- the MTC5 gene encoding Mtc5p (similar to uniprot|Q03897 Saccharomyces cerevisiae YDR128W Hypothetical ORF): protein MVGYVGGDPYQSPSFGKSLSLRVDGGVNALSINPSGRDVVLASKQGLHIIDLDDPFSPPRWLRHVTPWQVADVQWSPHPAKPYWVVSTSNQKAIIWNLAKPSSNAIEHVLHKHFRAITDINFSPQHPDILATCSIDTYVHAWDLRSPQRPFYTTSGWLSGASQVKWSFNDQNVLASAHGNDVCIWDLRKGSTPLGKLVGHGSSVNSVDFNRFKRTELMTGSNDGSVKFWDYSKSCNEPIKTIRTDFPIWRGRYLPFGEGCCLMPSVGGFNSVYVASLAKRDGVEEVNDSKLQPIYAFKGHDDRVTDFVWRSRSSCGSDGCDREFQLVTWSKDCDLRLWPVPETVYEKINFNRHQQLDESIPDYEYTTYNREPEVAKPQLGSHSKRIKENFVSTSGLKSKKDVNHISWLSGVRMNYNSSPESIFKERTLQNLGEEVSSLGHKFPKVVFEKISVSTGELIITLNGPWSDNNPDEYVFLRIDVKVPPEYPSKGYPPVFSIEDNGNLSSERREYINKQLKEISDTCTASGLYCLEPCLRLLLGEKVNLEELGQNDEPLLNFEIADQLAMENLSSVPSSEDPTEYLSDSSTSESEEKEDDKVLNMGVDFDGQISRDLAFDSTPVPTECGAIWSPNGTLLCFFASEGKQDKKQQAMLRLASRDTAKHQNGYHRKGSRKNMILTENNATDSNKNLRPKRYVETIPSAANPLGKSNHVTSEEESNSDEYSDSFEDDWSDILVNDIGVRTKLPALRGRVSKTFESVNSESGKTTESKKMKNVVITKDFSHLIPDRKDLALEFRFTDAPQGELARHNALVAEKYGLEEKSHCWQILSDLLMTNEETDPYNLIWDNHPMGIKWYIKEVLSYFEKRNDVQMLAMLGAVAANTATSVLSTTNAEKLDSNHANKKMESTINFNPNENANSWRTDMLSHLSSSNGVAPSFFESNRHRPSPDEISIKSEDYFSLKHYNNTAAIAPTVSPPISNTAVSATIAHNQQNASKLPNVTIELIDDDVLTAIRQPVRSLLDPNDAVKLRFYSYQYAKLLYIWGLPMQRAELLKISFESIHKNTSDFDSHTSNDNQDLFGEIRTSWMENKYREPNFHSCNYCGLKVTRNIFLCESCEHVMHASCARDWWAQSEQCASGCGCHCTDLLKMS, encoded by the coding sequence ATGGTTGGTTACGTCGGCGGAGATCCATATCAATCTCCTTCCTTTGGTAAATCGCTTTCATTGAGAGTAGATGGTGGTGTTAATGCCCTTTCAATCAATCCTTCAGGTAGGGACGTTGTACTGGCAAGCAAGCAAGGTTTACACATTATAGATTTGGATGATCCGTTTTCACCACCCAGGTGGCTAAGACATGTTACACCATGGCAAGTAGCAGACGTTCAATGGTCACCACATCCTGCGAAGCCGTACTGGGTTGTGTCGACATCGAACCAAAAGGCAATCATTTGGAATTTAGCTAAACCGTCATCTAATGCCATTGAGCACGTCTTACACAAACATTTCAGAGCTATTACAGATATCAATTTTAGTCCACAACATCCAGATATTTTGGCAACCTGTTCTATCGATACATATGTTCATGCCTGGGATCTTAGAAGTCCACAGAGACCATTCTACACCACTAGTGGCTGGCTTTCAGGAGCATCTCAGGTGAAATGGAGTTTTAACGATCAAAATGTTTTAGCATCAGCTCATGGTAATGACGTTTGTATCTGGGATTTGAGAAAAGGTTCTACACCATTAGGTAAACTAGTGGGACACGGTAGTAGCGTTAACAGTGTGGATTTTAATagattcaaaagaacagaACTAATGACAGGTTCCAATGATGGTTCCGTAAAATTTTGGGATTATTCCAAAAGTTGCAATGAACCTATAAAGACCATAAGAACAGATTTCCCCATATGGCGAGGGAGGTACTTACCATTTGGTGAAGGTTGTTGTCTAATGCCTTCAGTTGGAGGGTTCAATTCAGTTTATGTGGCTAGTTTAGCAAAAAGAGATGGTGTGGAAGAGGTTAACGATTCTAAACTACAACCTATCTACGCATTTAAGGGACATGATGATAGAGTGACAGATTTTGTGTGGAGATCGAGAAGTAGTTGTGGTAGTGATGGATGTGATCGTGAATTTCAGCTGGTAACATGGTCGAAGGACTGTGATCTCAGATTGTGGCCAGTACCAGAAACCGTTTATGAGAAGATTAATTTCAATAGGCATCAACAATTAGATGAAAGTATCCCGGACTATGAGTATACCACTTATAATAGAGAACCTGAAGTGGCTAAACCCCAACTAGGTTCCCAttccaaaagaattaaGGAAAATTTCGTCTCTACATCAGGGTTAAAGAGTAAAAAGGACGTTAATCATATCTCTTGGCTTTCAGGTGTGAGAATGAATTACAATAGCTCACCTGAAAGTAtatttaaagaaagaactttacaaaatttggGGGAAGAAGTAAGCTCTTTGGGTCATAAATTTCCAAAAGTCGtgtttgaaaaaatatctgTATCTACAGGTGAATTGATTATTACATTGAATGGGCCTTGGTCTGACAATAATCCTGATGAGTATGTCTTCTTAAGAATTGATGTCAAAGTGCCGCCTGAATATCCAAGTAAGGGCTATCCTCCTGTGTTCTCCATTGAAGACAATGGTAATTTGTCCAGCGAAAGGAGAGAATATATAAACAAGCAACTGAAAGAGATCAGTGATACTTGCACAGCTTCAGGGCTTTACTGTTTAGAGCCTTGTTTGAGGCTTTTACTGGGCGAAAAGGTCAACCTCGAGGAATTAGGTCAAAATGATGAACCATTAttgaattttgaaattgcaGATCAATTGGCAATGGAAAACCTGTCTTCGGTACCTAGTTCAGAGGATCCCACTGAATACTTGTCCGATTCTTCTACCTCAGAATCCGAAGAGAAAGAGGATGACAAGGTTCTCAATATGGGTGTCGATTTCGATGGTCAAATAAGTAGAGATTTGGCATTTGACAGTACACCAGTACCGACTGAATGTGGTGCAATTTGGTCTCCCAATGGTACCTTGCTATGCTTCTTTGCATCTGAGGGCAAGCAAGACAAGAAGCAGCAAGCCATGCTTCGACTGGCCAGTAGAGATACTGCGAAACATCAGAATGGATACCATAGAAAGGGCAGCCGTAAAAACATGATCCTCACAGAAAATAATGCCACTGATTCCAATAAGAATCTAAGGCCTAAAAGGTACGTGGAGACCATTCCTTCAGCGGCAAATCCCCTCGGAAAAAGTAACCACGTAACTTCGGAGGAGGAAAGTAATTCAGATGAATATTCCGATAGCTTTGAAGATGACTGGAGTGATATCTTGGTCAATGACATCGGCGTCAGGACTAAGTTGCCTGCGCTACGAGGTAGGGTGTCCAAGACATTTGAATCCGTAAACTCGGAATCAGGAAAGACTACAGAGtccaagaagatgaagaatgTGGTTATTACGAAAGATTTTAGCCATTTAATTCCAGACCGTAAGGATTTAGCACTAGAATTTAGATTTACAGATGCCCCTCAAGGGGAATTGGCAAGACATAATGCACTAGTCGCTGAAAAATACGGGTTAGAAGAGAAGAGCCATTGTTGGCAGATTCTTTCTGACCTTCTTATGACTAATGAGGAGACCGATCCATACAATTTGATATGGGACAATCATCCAATGGGGATCAAGTGGTACATCAAGGAAGTATTGAGTTATTTTGAGAAGAGAAACGATGTACAGATGTTAGCCATGCTGGGTGCAGTGGCTGCTAATACTGCAACTTCAGTCCTATCCACTACCAATGCTGAGAAATTGGATTCTAATCATGCTAATAAAAAGATGGAGAGTACAATTAATTTTAACCCCAATGAAAACGCAAATTCTTGGAGAACCGATATGTTATCACACTTATCTTCCAGTAATGGTGTAGCTCCCAGTTTTTTTGAATCCAACAGACACAGACCTTCGCcagatgaaatttctatCAAATCTGAAGACTATTTCAGTCTCAAACATTACAATAACACAGCCGCAATTGCACCAACTGTGAGTCCACCAATAAGTAATACTGCGGTGAGTGCTACAATCGCACATAACCAACAGAATGCTTCAAAGCTACCAAATGTTACTATCGAATTAatcgatgatgatgtaTTGACAGCAATTAGACAACCAGTACGATCATTATTGGACCCAAATGATGCAGTTAAACTTAGATTTTACAGTTACCAATATGCCAAACTTCTCTATATTTGGGGGTTACCAATGCAAAGAGCAGAATTACTCAAGATAAGTTTCGAATCTATCCATAAGAACACTTCAGATTTTGACTCTCACACATCAAATGATAACCAAGatttatttggtgaaatcaGAACAAGTTGGATGGAGAATAAATACAGAGAACCTAATTTCCACAGTTGCAATTACTGTGGTCTCAAAGTTACAAGGAACATATTTTTATGTGAAAGTTGTGAGCATGTTATGCATGCATCTTGTGCAAGAGACTGGTGGGCTCAAAGTGAGCAATGCGCATCTGGATGCGGTTGTCACTGTACTGACTTATTAAAAATGTCGTGA